Proteins from a genomic interval of Stenotrophomonas maltophilia:
- a CDS encoding AraC family transcriptional regulator produces the protein MVGWQQPALPEATRPDYGSHPPAAMHGLLKTMPRLHNTESLQAGSDALFAIFQSSRMQGGDISRNVMQPGGSLAIAEGKGCFHFIEHGTARLHADAAVVPLQTGELLLMPHGRTHRIDCAADAQGPAGLTTASFGFDGPGSRLLLDALPGWLHVPGVDRMPSGFPANSADWMAVTLAAIQAEASRPTLGSGLMLSRLLDLLFVWTLRYWLGTSGPHNCQRLHALADPLIGRALALMQARPAHAWTVESLAACLNQSRSNFAQRFSLATGMSPMRYLAESRLQLAAQMLRSGNRRVSQIAGDVGYLSEPAFSRAFRRAFGMSPNAWRQQAPATSD, from the coding sequence ATGGTTGGCTGGCAGCAGCCCGCGCTGCCTGAAGCCACCCGACCAGACTACGGATCGCACCCGCCAGCGGCGATGCACGGACTCCTGAAAACCATGCCAAGGCTCCACAACACCGAATCGCTCCAGGCTGGATCCGACGCACTGTTTGCGATCTTCCAGTCGTCGCGCATGCAGGGCGGCGACATCAGCCGCAACGTCATGCAGCCCGGCGGATCACTCGCCATTGCCGAAGGCAAGGGGTGCTTCCACTTCATCGAGCACGGCACGGCGCGGCTGCATGCGGATGCCGCGGTTGTGCCACTGCAGACCGGCGAGCTGCTGTTGATGCCGCATGGCCGGACGCATCGCATCGACTGCGCCGCCGACGCGCAGGGGCCGGCCGGCCTGACCACCGCATCGTTCGGGTTCGATGGCCCTGGCAGCCGTCTGCTGCTCGATGCCCTGCCCGGCTGGTTGCATGTTCCAGGGGTGGACCGGATGCCAAGCGGATTTCCTGCCAACTCGGCCGACTGGATGGCGGTAACCCTGGCCGCGATCCAGGCGGAAGCGTCCCGGCCTACGCTGGGCAGCGGCTTGATGCTGTCACGCCTGCTCGACCTGTTGTTTGTCTGGACCCTGCGCTACTGGCTCGGAACGTCCGGTCCGCACAACTGCCAGCGTCTGCATGCCTTGGCCGACCCACTGATTGGACGGGCATTGGCGTTGATGCAGGCCCGGCCCGCGCACGCATGGACCGTCGAGTCACTCGCTGCGTGCCTGAATCAGTCCCGCTCGAATTTCGCGCAGCGGTTCAGCCTGGCCACCGGCATGTCGCCGATGCGCTATCTCGCTGAATCACGACTGCAGCTGGCCGCGCAGATGCTGCGCAGTGGCAACCGACGGGTGTCGCAGATTGCCGGAGATGTCGGATATCTGTCCGAACCCGCATTCAGTCGTGCGTTCCGCCGCGCGTTCGGCATGAGCCCGAATGCCTGGCGCCAACAGGCACCGGCGACATCCGACTGA
- a CDS encoding alpha/beta hydrolase gives MSKPSIILVHGFWGGAAHWAKVILELDRRGFHDLHAVELPLTSLADDAERTRRMIRQVQGPVLLVGHSYGGAVISEAGNEPNVTGLVFIAAFAPDAGESPGGITQQQLPEAAANLAPDGDGYLWLQPGRFHESFCQDLPADEARVMAVTQKAPLASTFGDAITDPAWRHKPSWYQVSSADHMIHPDNQRRMAARMQPRATITLDASHASLASQPVAVAQLITDAASDGQG, from the coding sequence ATGAGCAAGCCAAGCATCATTCTGGTTCATGGTTTCTGGGGCGGTGCCGCGCATTGGGCCAAGGTGATCCTGGAGCTCGATCGCCGGGGTTTCCACGACCTGCATGCCGTGGAACTGCCCCTGACATCGCTGGCCGACGACGCGGAACGCACCCGCCGCATGATCCGCCAGGTGCAGGGGCCGGTGCTGCTGGTCGGCCATTCCTATGGTGGCGCGGTGATCTCCGAAGCTGGAAACGAACCCAACGTGACCGGCCTGGTCTTCATCGCCGCGTTCGCGCCGGATGCGGGCGAGAGCCCCGGCGGCATTACCCAGCAGCAGTTGCCCGAGGCGGCGGCCAACCTGGCGCCGGACGGTGACGGATACCTGTGGCTGCAGCCGGGCAGGTTCCACGAGAGCTTCTGCCAGGACCTGCCGGCCGACGAGGCGCGGGTAATGGCGGTCACCCAGAAGGCACCTCTGGCGAGCACCTTCGGCGATGCCATCACCGATCCGGCGTGGCGGCACAAGCCGAGCTGGTACCAGGTCTCCAGCGCCGATCACATGATCCATCCCGACAACCAGCGGCGCATGGCGGCGCGCATGCAGCCGCGTGCCACCATCACGCTGGATGCCAGTCATGCATCGCTGGCGTCGCAGCCGGTAGCGGTGGCCCAACTGATCACCGACGCTGCGTCCGACGGACAAGGCTGA
- a CDS encoding esterase/lipase family protein, whose product MATTGLGFIGRTTLIITVLLTLGGCATLRQFGPSVQVASVTPGQYIALKRGDILTTGKLSSATMETLRVAGLDEGVCARPGLPCIEAMEGSIVVREEDKRSSLAELWLQYAMTLPAPKREYSTSGRAKSAITELDADFQPRLDAWMQVARQAYAYLFFTERTANQRGFEDRQTQVRDYYNLAVQEASVQLYNAYATGRVHAEASHFQLGRWTFVLAPSGEASPLDTRTPTELVPAASLSFTGTLRSVHRRDGFGAELVAVMDDPAAATTTTPPAATPATQASTSATQSWSEMPSPSMTVLLRFSGKNLWEVLHDDEPELEIHDPYQVTEVTLHGQQVPLAANFTAGYALWLARSNFSHQSLRSLFGGKGGIDTPHLYMMQPYDPNRRVLLMIHGLASSPEAWVNVANELMRDDEIRQDFQVWQFYYPTNMPIAMSHDSMRHTLDEVFKHFDPSGKAQASHDMVLVGHSMGGVIARLMISSSGDHLVDTLLATAQMTPAQQELLRTKGAPVLTFLPEPEVSRVVFIATPHRGTDVAGTRLGRWIGRLVRLPLTVLEDVATIANDGQIDRNDGKHGYQMNSIQNLDKDDPFVRAVADLPMSPKVHYHSIIARAKADGPLEKTDDGLVPYWSSHLPHADSEKVIVSGHSVQEATPAIVELRRILHEDMQEHERQNK is encoded by the coding sequence ATGGCTACCACGGGCTTGGGCTTCATCGGCCGCACGACCCTCATCATCACCGTGCTGCTCACCCTGGGCGGCTGCGCGACATTGCGCCAGTTCGGCCCCTCGGTGCAGGTGGCCTCGGTCACGCCCGGCCAGTACATCGCGCTCAAGCGCGGTGACATCCTCACCACCGGCAAGCTCAGTTCGGCAACGATGGAAACGCTGCGCGTGGCCGGCCTGGATGAAGGCGTCTGCGCCAGGCCCGGCCTGCCCTGCATCGAGGCCATGGAAGGCAGCATCGTGGTGCGCGAGGAGGACAAGCGCTCAAGCCTGGCCGAGCTGTGGCTGCAGTATGCGATGACCCTGCCCGCGCCCAAGCGCGAGTACTCCACGTCAGGCCGCGCCAAGAGCGCGATCACCGAACTGGACGCCGACTTCCAGCCGCGCCTGGACGCGTGGATGCAGGTCGCACGGCAGGCCTACGCCTACCTGTTCTTCACCGAGCGCACGGCCAACCAGCGCGGTTTCGAAGACCGCCAGACCCAGGTGCGCGACTACTACAACCTGGCCGTGCAGGAAGCCTCGGTGCAGTTGTACAACGCCTATGCCACCGGGCGCGTGCATGCTGAAGCCAGCCATTTCCAGCTGGGCCGCTGGACCTTCGTACTGGCGCCTTCAGGCGAGGCATCACCGCTGGATACGCGCACGCCCACCGAACTGGTACCGGCGGCCTCGCTGTCGTTCACCGGCACGCTGCGCAGCGTGCATCGCCGCGATGGCTTCGGTGCCGAACTTGTGGCGGTGATGGACGATCCTGCAGCCGCCACGACCACCACGCCGCCGGCAGCGACGCCTGCTACGCAGGCCAGCACTTCGGCCACGCAGAGCTGGAGCGAGATGCCGTCGCCGTCGATGACGGTGCTGCTGCGCTTCTCCGGAAAGAACCTGTGGGAAGTGCTGCACGACGACGAGCCGGAGCTGGAGATCCACGACCCCTACCAGGTCACCGAAGTCACCCTGCATGGCCAGCAGGTGCCATTGGCCGCGAACTTCACCGCAGGCTACGCACTTTGGCTGGCGCGCTCCAATTTCAGCCACCAATCGCTGCGTTCGCTGTTTGGTGGCAAGGGCGGCATCGACACGCCGCATCTGTACATGATGCAGCCCTACGACCCGAACCGCCGCGTGCTGCTGATGATCCATGGCCTGGCCAGCAGTCCGGAAGCCTGGGTCAACGTCGCCAACGAGCTGATGCGCGACGACGAGATCCGCCAGGACTTCCAGGTCTGGCAGTTCTACTACCCGACCAACATGCCCATCGCGATGAGCCACGATTCAATGCGTCATACGCTGGACGAGGTGTTCAAGCATTTCGATCCCAGCGGCAAGGCGCAGGCGTCGCATGACATGGTGCTGGTCGGGCACAGCATGGGTGGCGTGATCGCGCGGCTGATGATCTCCTCTTCCGGCGATCATCTGGTGGACACGCTGCTGGCAACCGCTCAGATGACACCTGCACAGCAGGAACTTCTGCGCACCAAGGGCGCACCGGTGCTGACCTTCCTGCCGGAACCGGAAGTGTCGCGGGTGGTGTTCATCGCCACGCCACACCGCGGCACCGATGTGGCCGGCACCCGCCTGGGCCGCTGGATCGGGCGCCTGGTGCGGTTGCCGCTGACCGTGCTGGAAGACGTCGCCACCATCGCCAACGACGGCCAGATCGATCGCAACGACGGCAAGCACGGCTACCAGATGAACAGCATCCAGAATCTGGACAAGGACGATCCCTTCGTCCGCGCCGTGGCCGACCTGCCGATGTCGCCGAAGGTGCACTACCACTCGATCATCGCGCGCGCCAAGGCCGATGGTCCGCTGGAAAAGACCGACGACGGGCTGGTGCCCTACTGGAGCTCTCACCTGCCGCACGCGGACTCGGAGAAGGTGATCGTGTCCGGGCACAGCGTGCAGGAAGCCACGCCGGCCATCGTCGAACTACGGCGGATCCTGCATGAGGACATGCAGGAGCACGAGCGCCAGAACAAGTAA
- a CDS encoding methyltransferase family protein, with amino-acid sequence MTWFETRIPPPLVMLLCAGIGWLGSRLWPGAVLPLPMPALMAGGVMVIGLALNLLPKLAFQRARTTVNPLRPSASSALVTRGVYRYTRNPMYLGQATILTGAMLYLQNTIALLAVPLFVLYITWLQIMPEERALLARFPEVYPLFRQRVRRWL; translated from the coding sequence ATGACGTGGTTTGAAACCCGGATCCCGCCGCCGCTGGTGATGCTGTTGTGCGCGGGGATCGGCTGGCTGGGGAGCCGACTGTGGCCGGGTGCGGTGTTGCCCCTGCCGATGCCGGCGCTGATGGCAGGCGGGGTGATGGTGATCGGTTTGGCGCTGAACCTGCTGCCGAAGCTCGCGTTCCAGAGGGCGCGCACCACGGTCAATCCGCTGCGCCCTTCGGCATCGAGCGCGCTGGTCACGCGCGGCGTGTACCGCTACACGCGCAATCCGATGTATCTCGGCCAGGCAACGATCCTGACGGGCGCGATGTTGTACCTGCAGAACACGATCGCGTTGCTGGCTGTACCGTTGTTCGTGCTGTACATCACCTGGCTGCAGATCATGCCGGAAGAGCGGGCGTTGCTGGCCCGCTTCCCCGAGGTGTATCCGTTGTTCCGCCAACGTGTGCGGCGTTGGCTGTAG
- a CDS encoding site-specific integrase codes for MGNARQGGVRPATQSSITIDFYYRGKRCRERIKLPPTARNLRCCENLLGQIKVEIEKGTFNYATHFPGSKRAVQVATKPAALDTLEKVLARWLAQKEPELEHSSLIGYRRIVDNILVPRCGAIALRDFDRIALKELVATFDESTSAKRINNVLGPLRGALDEAVADDLIPTNPLDGFRVKRRAKANAREEVDPFTPEEVQAILAACRDDQVRNYCQFNFATGLRTSEMIGLCWSDIDWRKGTVKIRRAWVMGKMKAPKTGSGVREVQLLQPAINALKAQRAHTITAGEFVFHDPRTNARWGSDQSIRAGEWQRALRKAGVRYRYPYYQMRHSFASQALSTGENVMWVARQMGHRDWTITAKKYGRWIHRWSPMPAPRRRQSGTRSRPPPAPQPAAGRQRRLNRFAGSPGRA; via the coding sequence GTGGGTAATGCACGGCAGGGCGGCGTCAGGCCAGCTACACAAAGCAGCATCACAATAGACTTCTACTATCGGGGCAAGCGGTGCCGTGAGCGAATCAAGCTCCCGCCGACCGCTCGGAACCTGCGCTGCTGCGAGAATCTGCTGGGGCAGATCAAAGTCGAGATCGAAAAGGGCACGTTCAACTATGCCACCCACTTCCCTGGGAGCAAGCGCGCGGTGCAGGTGGCAACAAAGCCAGCGGCCCTGGATACCCTGGAGAAGGTGCTGGCGCGTTGGCTGGCACAGAAGGAACCGGAGCTCGAGCACAGCAGCCTGATCGGCTACCGCCGCATCGTCGACAACATCCTAGTGCCGCGCTGCGGAGCGATCGCGTTGCGTGACTTCGACCGTATCGCCCTGAAGGAGCTGGTGGCCACATTCGACGAGTCGACGTCGGCCAAGCGCATCAACAACGTCTTGGGCCCGCTCCGCGGTGCCCTCGATGAGGCTGTGGCCGATGACTTGATCCCCACCAACCCCTTGGACGGCTTTAGGGTGAAGCGGCGTGCCAAGGCCAACGCGCGTGAAGAGGTCGACCCCTTCACGCCGGAGGAAGTCCAGGCGATCCTGGCCGCCTGCCGCGACGACCAGGTTCGCAACTACTGCCAGTTCAACTTCGCCACGGGCCTGCGGACCTCAGAAATGATCGGTCTCTGCTGGTCGGACATCGACTGGCGCAAGGGCACGGTCAAGATCCGGCGCGCTTGGGTGATGGGCAAGATGAAAGCGCCCAAGACCGGGTCGGGCGTGCGCGAGGTGCAGCTGCTGCAGCCGGCGATCAATGCCCTGAAGGCCCAGCGTGCCCATACCATTACCGCCGGCGAGTTCGTCTTCCACGATCCCAGAACGAATGCGCGGTGGGGGTCGGATCAAAGCATCCGCGCTGGCGAATGGCAGCGCGCGCTGCGCAAGGCCGGCGTTCGGTACCGGTACCCCTACTACCAGATGCGCCACAGCTTTGCCTCCCAGGCGCTCAGCACTGGTGAGAACGTCATGTGGGTGGCGCGGCAGATGGGGCACCGCGACTGGACGATCACTGCCAAGAAGTACGGCCGGTGGATCCATCGATGGTCCCCGATGCCGGCGCCAAGGCGGCGGCAGTCTGGAACCCGCTCACGGCCCCCCCCTGCCCCGCAGCCTGCTGCTGGACGGCAGCGGCGACTGAACCGGTTCGCCGGCAGCCCTGGCCGCGCGTGA